A stretch of the Methanobrevibacter woesei genome encodes the following:
- the hycI gene encoding hydrogenase maturation peptidase HycI gives MIFISIKNDLSEFLQDYEKLLILGVGNELKCDDGVGPFIIKKLEKELSEDNIVLINGETVPENFTGKIKKDNPSHIIILDACLMDEEPGTVKVVSSENFVNIGISTHSMSLSYFVKYLTREHDFKIIFIGIEPESMDYNENLTEVVEKNALELIKIIKGIV, from the coding sequence GTGATTTTTATTTCAATTAAAAATGATTTATCTGAGTTTTTACAAGACTATGAAAAGTTACTAATTTTGGGAGTTGGTAATGAACTTAAATGTGATGATGGTGTTGGTCCGTTCATTATTAAAAAATTAGAAAAAGAGCTTTCAGAGGATAATATAGTTTTAATTAATGGTGAAACAGTTCCTGAAAATTTTACAGGTAAAATAAAAAAGGATAATCCTTCCCATATTATTATTTTAGATGCCTGTTTAATGGATGAAGAACCTGGAACTGTTAAAGTTGTCAGCTCTGAGAATTTTGTAAATATTGGTATTTCAACTCATTCAATGTCTCTTTCTTATTTTGTCAAGTATTTAACTAGAGAGCATGATTTTAAAATAATTTTTATTGGTATTGAACCTGAATCTATGGATTATAATGAGAATTTAACTGAAGTTGTTGAAAAAAATGCATTAGAATTAATTAAAATTATAAAGGGGATTGTATGA